One genomic window of Columba livia isolate bColLiv1 breed racing homer chromosome 9, bColLiv1.pat.W.v2, whole genome shotgun sequence includes the following:
- the LOC102083552 gene encoding vesicle-associated membrane protein 2, giving the protein MSAPTPSQGPTSAGAAGPPPATSVSSNKRLQQTQAQVDEVVDIMRMNVDKVLERDQKLSELDNRADALQAGASQFETSAAKLKRKYWWKNCKMMIILGVVCAVILIIIIIYFST; this is encoded by the exons GTCTGCTCCAACTCCTAGCCAAGGTCCCAccagtgctggggctgcagggccaCCTCCTGCTACCAGTGTGTCAAGTAACAAACGGCTGCAGCAGACACAAGCTCAGGTGGATGAG GTGGTAGACATCATGAGAATGAATGTGGACAAGGTGCTAGAAAGAGACCAGAAGCTATCAGAGCTTGACAACCGGGCAGATGCATTGCAAGCAGGTGCTTCACAGTTTGAAACCAGTGCAGccaaactgaagagaaaatattggTGGAAAAATTGCAAG ATGATGATCATCCTTGGTGTAGTATGCGCAGTCATTCTCATTATAATTATAA TTTATTTCTCCACTTGA